A genomic segment from Helicobacter sp. NHP19-012 encodes:
- a CDS encoding outer membrane protein codes for MAFGAVSVAQADEKNGFFLGLGYQQGKAGGDAYRAPLTSGMPLYGLGAQIGGVGFLNKWFGGQVYGFFDYDQSNRYGPNSNDKWNMYTYGGAADMIVNLIATSPFSFGLVGGIQLAGNTWQYAGVADHTGFQFLFNVGGRIRMGEHSALQAGIKFPMIPQKFGNGFSMTRHYAWYVNYVFTF; via the coding sequence ATGGCTTTTGGTGCAGTGTCTGTAGCCCAAGCAGATGAAAAAAATGGCTTTTTCTTGGGTCTAGGTTACCAACAAGGTAAAGCCGGTGGCGATGCCTACCGCGCGCCCCTCACCTCTGGCATGCCCCTTTATGGTCTAGGTGCGCAAATTGGGGGCGTGGGGTTTTTGAATAAGTGGTTTGGGGGGCAAGTTTATGGTTTCTTTGATTATGACCAATCTAACAGATATGGCCCTAACTCCAATGATAAGTGGAACATGTACACCTATGGTGGCGCAGCGGACATGATCGTCAATCTCATCGCCACTAGCCCATTTTCTTTCGGTCTTGTGGGCGGTATCCAACTTGCAGGCAACACGTGGCAGTATGCTGGTGTTGCCGATCACACCGGTTTTCAGTTCCTCTTTAATGTGGGCGGACGCATTAGAATGGGCGAGCACTCTGCTTTGCAAGCAGGCATTAAGTTCCCCATGATCCCCCAAAAATTTGGAAACGGCTTTTCCATGACGCGTCACTATGCGTGGTATGTGAACTATGTGTTCACTTTCTAG
- a CDS encoding McrC family protein, producing the protein MKTTPTLYLAEYQEFSQANIEECLGEKRKKAPKIWEALLDFAHQESNHIFLRFKNKHALRTQNYVGLIQVQGFSVEILPKIYGRDLKEHAPNCPKKIPKFNP; encoded by the coding sequence ATGAAAACCACGCCCACGCTGTATTTAGCCGAATACCAAGAGTTTAGCCAAGCGAACATCGAGGAGTGTCTAGGGGAGAAAAGGAAGAAAGCTCCCAAAATATGGGAGGCTCTTTTAGACTTCGCCCACCAAGAAAGCAACCATATCTTTTTACGCTTTAAAAATAAACACGCCCTAAGGACACAAAATTATGTGGGTTTGATCCAAGTGCAAGGTTTTAGCGTGGAGATTCTACCTAAGATTTATGGGCGGGATTTAAAAGAGCATGCCCCAAACTGCCCTAAAAAAATCCCTAAATTTAACCCCTAG
- the copP gene encoding copper-binding metallochaperone CopP — translation MKEVLKVEGMTCDHCVDKVEKFVGEIEGVEHIEVKLEQQEVAVTFNPPATLEDIKEAILDAGYTLA, via the coding sequence ATGAAAGAAGTGCTAAAAGTTGAGGGCATGACTTGCGATCATTGCGTGGATAAAGTGGAGAAGTTTGTGGGCGAAATTGAGGGCGTGGAGCATATTGAAGTTAAGTTAGAGCAACAAGAAGTGGCGGTAACCTTTAACCCCCCAGCGACCTTAGAGGACATTAAAGAGGCGATTTTAGACGCGGGCTACACCCTAGCGTGA
- the ftsH gene encoding ATP-dependent zinc metalloprotease FtsH → MENNKGPGDPNPKKPILQNPLVLIVVFILVAIVAMRVMNSDDGFGERFLSTSTKNISYHEMKELIEKKEVDSVSIGQTLIKATSKEGGSKIIYVAKRVPDLSLVPLLDAQKINYSGFSESNFFTEILGWLLPVLVILGLWMFMASRMQKNMGGGIFGMGSSKKLINAEKPKVRFNDMAGNEEAKEEVVEIVDFLKYPDRYASLGAKIPKGVLLVGPPGTGKTLLAKAVAGEASVPFFSMGGSSFIEMFVGLGASRVRDLFDIAKKEAPSIIFIDEIDAIGKSRAAGGMISGNDEREQTLNQLLAEMDGFGSENAPVIVLAATNRPEILDPALLRPGRFDRQVLVDKPDFNGRVEILKVHIKPVKLANDVDLQEIAKLTAGLAGADLANIINEAALLAGRNNQKEVKQQHLKEAVERGIAGLEKKSRRISPKEKKIVAYHESGHAVISEMTKGSARVNKVSIIPRGMAALGYTLNTPEENKYLMQKHELIAEIDVLLGGRAAEDVFLQEISTGASNDLERATDIIKGMVSYYGMSDVSGLMVLEKQRNSFLGGGFGSPREFSEKTAEQMDHFIKTLLEERYTHVKQTLSDYKEAIEVMVNELFEKEVITGERVREIISEYETSHNLQSRLVPLEEHAS, encoded by the coding sequence ATGGAAAACAACAAAGGACCGGGCGATCCAAACCCCAAAAAGCCCATTTTGCAAAACCCCTTGGTTTTGATCGTGGTGTTTATCCTTGTGGCGATCGTGGCGATGCGGGTGATGAACAGCGATGATGGCTTTGGGGAGCGCTTTTTATCCACCAGCACGAAAAATATCAGCTACCACGAGATGAAGGAGTTGATTGAGAAAAAAGAAGTGGATAGCGTGAGTATCGGGCAGACCTTGATTAAAGCCACGAGCAAAGAGGGGGGCTCTAAGATTATCTATGTGGCTAAGAGAGTGCCCGATCTCTCCTTAGTCCCCCTACTGGACGCACAAAAGATCAATTACTCCGGCTTTAGCGAGTCTAATTTTTTCACCGAGATTTTAGGCTGGCTCTTGCCCGTGCTGGTGATTTTGGGCTTATGGATGTTTATGGCAAGCCGCATGCAAAAGAACATGGGGGGGGGGATTTTTGGCATGGGCAGCTCTAAAAAGCTCATCAACGCCGAGAAACCCAAAGTCCGCTTTAACGACATGGCGGGCAATGAAGAGGCGAAAGAGGAAGTCGTGGAGATCGTGGATTTTTTAAAATACCCCGATCGCTACGCTTCTTTGGGGGCGAAAATCCCTAAAGGCGTGCTCTTAGTTGGCCCCCCCGGCACAGGCAAGACTTTACTAGCTAAGGCGGTGGCAGGCGAGGCAAGCGTGCCTTTCTTTTCAATGGGGGGTAGTAGCTTTATTGAGATGTTTGTGGGGCTTGGGGCAAGCCGGGTGCGTGATCTCTTTGACATTGCTAAAAAAGAAGCCCCGAGCATTATCTTCATCGATGAGATCGATGCGATCGGCAAGAGCCGGGCAGCTGGTGGGATGATTAGCGGCAATGATGAAAGGGAGCAAACCTTAAACCAGCTTTTAGCCGAGATGGATGGCTTTGGCTCAGAGAACGCCCCCGTGATCGTGCTTGCCGCCACCAACCGCCCCGAGATTTTAGATCCAGCCCTTCTACGCCCCGGGCGCTTTGACCGCCAAGTCTTGGTGGATAAACCAGACTTCAATGGCAGGGTGGAGATTTTAAAGGTGCATATCAAGCCCGTGAAACTGGCTAACGATGTAGATTTGCAAGAGATCGCCAAGCTCACCGCTGGGCTAGCTGGGGCGGATTTAGCCAATATCATTAACGAGGCGGCATTGTTGGCAGGCCGTAATAACCAAAAAGAAGTCAAGCAACAGCATTTGAAAGAGGCGGTAGAAAGGGGCATTGCCGGGCTAGAGAAAAAGAGTCGGCGCATTTCGCCCAAAGAGAAAAAGATTGTCGCCTACCATGAGAGCGGCCACGCTGTGATTAGCGAGATGACAAAGGGCTCAGCACGGGTAAATAAGGTGTCTATTATCCCAAGGGGCATGGCGGCTTTAGGTTATACGCTAAACACCCCTGAAGAGAATAAATATCTCATGCAAAAACACGAGCTGATCGCCGAGATTGATGTGCTTTTAGGCGGACGGGCGGCTGAAGATGTGTTTTTACAAGAGATTTCAACGGGGGCGAGCAACGACTTAGAAAGGGCGACTGACATTATCAAGGGCATGGTGAGCTACTATGGCATGAGCGATGTGAGCGGCCTTATGGTGCTAGAAAAGCAACGCAATTCGTTTTTAGGGGGGGGCTTTGGCAGCCCTAGAGAGTTTAGCGAGAAAACCGCCGAACAAATGGACCACTTTATTAAAACCTTGCTAGAAGAGCGTTATACGCATGTCAAGCAGACTTTGAGCGACTATAAAGAGGCGATCGAAGTGATGGTAAATGAGCTGTTTGAAAAAGAAGTGATCACGGGTGAAAGGGTGCGTGAGATCATTAGCGAGTATGAGACAAGCCACAATCTGCAAAGCCGCCTTGTGCCCCTAGAGGAACACGCAAGTTAG
- a CDS encoding McrC family protein, translated as MLYNCLATLKNTPFKQNRFSNLEDAKLPLLDVFIQAFLQECQTLIKRGLKRDYLNISQNRPYLKGKLEFSTHLQKNLIHKERFYTSSDEYSLDVAPNRLIKAVLELFKTLSLSPKNQEGLNAASFVFDEVKPSKDKDIDTDFSKSTQASRFKEYENLLTWCDLFLRQKSLAPYSGASRAYALLFPMERLFEDFVGFWVQKSGGYQVTLQKQNRKYLMCYGATCDNLNNCFEMRPDIVLREETKITILDTKWKALNAQKDIAHADLYQMWAYASKYATCTPAKEVCVWLVYPQQETQKIQDLTFKPKVVGGKEIELLIKFFPL; from the coding sequence GTGCTTTACAATTGCCTAGCCACACTCAAAAACACCCCCTTTAAACAAAACAGGTTTTCCAACCTAGAAGACGCAAAATTGCCCCTACTAGATGTTTTTATCCAAGCGTTTTTACAAGAGTGCCAAACTCTTATAAAACGGGGACTAAAGCGGGATTATTTAAATATTTCACAAAATCGCCCCTACCTTAAGGGCAAGTTAGAATTTAGCACACACCTACAAAAAAATTTGATACACAAAGAACGCTTTTACACTTCTAGCGATGAATATAGCCTAGATGTTGCCCCTAACCGTCTCATTAAGGCGGTTTTAGAGCTTTTTAAAACCTTGAGTTTAAGCCCTAAGAACCAAGAGGGCTTAAATGCTGCGTCCTTTGTCTTTGATGAAGTAAAACCGAGTAAGGATAAAGATATAGACACTGATTTTTCTAAAAGCACACAAGCGAGCCGTTTTAAGGAGTATGAAAACCTTTTAACATGGTGTGATTTGTTCTTGCGTCAAAAGTCCCTAGCCCCCTACAGCGGAGCAAGCCGTGCCTATGCATTGCTGTTTCCTATGGAAAGGCTTTTTGAGGACTTTGTGGGGTTTTGGGTGCAAAAAAGTGGGGGGTATCAAGTTACCTTGCAAAAACAAAACCGCAAGTATCTAATGTGCTATGGTGCAACTTGCGACAACCTTAATAATTGCTTTGAAATGCGCCCCGACATTGTGCTAAGAGAGGAGACCAAAATCACCATTTTAGACACCAAATGGAAGGCATTAAATGCGCAAAAAGACATCGCACACGCCGACCTTTACCAAATGTGGGCGTATGCGAGCAAGTATGCCACTTGCACCCCCGCTAAGGAGGTGTGCGTGTGGTTGGTGTATCCACAGCAAGAAACCCAAAAGATACAAGATTTAACCTTTAAGCCTAAAGTTGTTGGAGGCAAAGAGATCGAGCTTCTCATTAAATTTTTTCCGCTGTGA
- a CDS encoding chemotaxis response regulator CheY, with translation MKILIVDDSSTMRRIIRNTLQRLGYEDILEAEHGVEAWGKLDANDTTGVLITDWNMPEMNGLDLVKKVRSDGRFKDLPIIMITTEGGKAEVITALKAGVNNYIVKPFTPQVLKEKLEVVLGTND, from the coding sequence TTGAAAATTTTGATTGTAGATGATAGTTCAACGATGAGACGCATCATTAGAAACACCTTGCAACGCTTGGGCTATGAGGACATTTTAGAAGCCGAGCACGGCGTGGAGGCGTGGGGCAAGTTAGACGCTAACGACACCACAGGGGTTTTAATCACCGACTGGAACATGCCTGAAATGAATGGGCTAGATTTAGTCAAAAAGGTGCGATCTGACGGGCGTTTTAAAGATTTACCCATCATCATGATCACCACTGAGGGGGGCAAGGCGGAGGTGATCACCGCCTTAAAAGCTGGGGTGAATAACTATATCGTCAAACCCTTCACCCCGCAAGTGCTGAAGGAAAAATTAGAAGTCGTGTTGGGGACCAATGACTAA
- the pssA gene encoding CDP-diacylglycerol--serine O-phosphatidyltransferase: MAMLYASHGEFIVACWMVVGSLVLDGLDGRIARLTNTTSKFGLEFDSLADVVAFGVAPSLIAYFYVGHFYGRWGMAACALFVIFGAIRLARFNVTTQTTDPYSFIGIPIPSAAVLVVLGVLIDNKYGVLQEGWGKFFLAYIVFLGVLMVSNIRYPNFKKVQWNLKLFVLLLLFLLLLFVRPLEVLGSFMFCYLFYGLLRWVFLMARIVFKHK, from the coding sequence ATGGCGATGCTTTATGCTTCGCATGGGGAGTTTATCGTGGCGTGCTGGATGGTGGTGGGGAGTTTAGTTTTAGACGGGCTAGATGGACGCATAGCACGGCTTACCAACACCACGAGCAAGTTTGGGCTAGAGTTCGACTCGCTAGCGGATGTCGTGGCGTTTGGGGTGGCGCCAAGCCTCATCGCTTACTTTTATGTGGGGCATTTTTATGGGAGGTGGGGCATGGCGGCTTGTGCGCTTTTTGTGATTTTTGGGGCAATCCGCCTAGCCCGTTTTAATGTTACGACCCAAACCACAGACCCTTATTCGTTCATCGGTATCCCCATCCCTAGTGCGGCGGTGCTGGTGGTGCTGGGGGTGTTGATCGATAACAAATATGGGGTGTTGCAAGAGGGCTGGGGTAAGTTCTTTCTAGCCTACATTGTGTTTTTGGGGGTGCTGATGGTGAGCAATATCCGCTACCCCAATTTTAAAAAAGTGCAATGGAATTTAAAACTCTTTGTCTTGCTCTTGCTCTTCTTGCTCTTGCTCTTTGTGCGCCCGCTAGAAGTGCTGGGCTCGTTTATGTTCTGTTATCTCTTTTACGGGTTACTTCGTTGGGTGTTTCTCATGGCTAGGATTGTCTTCAAACACAAATGA
- the prmA gene encoding 50S ribosomal protein L11 methyltransferase, whose translation MLLQEVYFKTIILPTDHPDLFSAFLLDFTNEAIEEAKAPNLPYAFFGTKEGTAPLPKEGFIIYSPHDPKPLLKALEGFCTELSSRIGLAVGFYHHSAQHENKDWIEAYKAGVQPIVCGDFAINPSWAKEPLNAPICLSLDPSLAFGTGHHESTRLLLQAFSPLEVGGKIALDVGCGSGILGLALAKKGAKVSLCDIDPLAIEETKKNFSKNHATYEDLWLGSIKGGGYDLIVVNIVASVIIGLYAEILKASHAQTEVFLSGILDQHEQSVLKTYLKAFNLKRRTQENEWVCLHLSKS comes from the coding sequence GTGCTCTTGCAAGAAGTCTATTTCAAAACGATCATTTTACCTACAGACCACCCCGATCTCTTCAGTGCCTTTTTGCTGGACTTCACCAACGAGGCGATCGAGGAAGCCAAAGCCCCTAACTTGCCCTATGCGTTTTTTGGCACCAAAGAGGGCACAGCACCCTTACCTAAAGAGGGTTTTATTATCTATTCGCCCCACGATCCCAAGCCCCTTTTAAAGGCACTAGAGGGCTTTTGCACTGAATTGTCTAGCCGTATAGGCTTGGCGGTGGGCTTTTACCACCACAGCGCACAACACGAAAATAAAGACTGGATCGAGGCGTATAAAGCCGGCGTGCAACCCATTGTGTGTGGGGATTTTGCCATTAACCCCAGCTGGGCTAAAGAGCCCTTAAACGCCCCCATTTGTTTAAGCCTTGATCCAAGCCTAGCCTTTGGCACGGGACACCACGAAAGCACAAGGCTACTTTTACAAGCCTTTAGCCCCCTTGAAGTGGGCGGTAAAATCGCCCTAGATGTGGGCTGTGGGAGCGGGATTTTAGGGCTAGCTTTAGCCAAAAAGGGAGCTAAAGTGTCTTTATGCGACATAGACCCTTTGGCTATTGAAGAAACTAAAAAGAATTTTTCTAAAAACCACGCCACTTATGAAGACCTTTGGCTAGGCTCAATCAAGGGGGGCGGCTACGATTTGATCGTGGTGAATATCGTGGCAAGCGTGATTATCGGGCTTTATGCCGAGATTTTAAAGGCAAGCCACGCCCAAACAGAAGTTTTTTTATCAGGGATTTTAGACCAACACGAGCAAAGCGTTTTAAAAACCTATTTAAAAGCCTTTAACCTAAAGCGACGCACCCAAGAAAACGAGTGGGTGTGTTTGCATTTATCTAAAAGTTAA
- the hemE gene encoding uroporphyrinogen decarboxylase, which yields MVFIDACFRQETPYTPIWLMRQAGRYLSEYQGVRQKTKNFLDLCANVVLATEVTLQPIEILDVDAAILFSDILLLPHAMGLPLEFVPSFGPKFLDTIKSLEDIKALKRGAYKDLGYVYEIVSNVRSKLDKSKALIGFSGAPWTLATYMLEGQGSKTYSRSKKILYAQPEVAHALLEALSIEIISYLDAQARAGANALMLFDSWAGALELEAYLEFGWDYIQKITKALKTKHPKVPLIVFPKGVGTYLAHLKGDFEVFGCGWDTPLEHAKEVLGDRYVLQGNLEPARLYSQEAMRNGIEHILEVMGKKAGLIFNLGHGMLPDLPRSNALELVRLVREISRR from the coding sequence ATGGTCTTTATTGATGCATGTTTTAGGCAAGAAACCCCCTACACCCCCATTTGGCTCATGCGCCAGGCGGGGCGGTATTTAAGCGAATACCAAGGGGTGCGCCAAAAGACTAAAAATTTCTTAGATTTATGCGCTAATGTTGTGCTTGCCACAGAAGTTACCCTACAACCCATTGAAATTTTAGATGTGGATGCAGCCATACTCTTTAGCGATATTTTGCTCTTGCCCCACGCAATGGGCTTACCTCTAGAATTTGTGCCTAGTTTTGGTCCAAAATTCCTAGACACTATAAAGAGCCTAGAAGACATTAAAGCCCTGAAGAGAGGGGCCTATAAAGATTTAGGTTATGTATATGAGATTGTCTCTAATGTGCGCTCTAAATTAGACAAGTCTAAGGCGTTGATTGGCTTTAGTGGCGCACCTTGGACTTTAGCGACCTATATGCTAGAGGGACAAGGCAGCAAGACCTACAGTCGGTCTAAAAAAATCCTTTATGCCCAACCGGAAGTGGCACACGCCTTGTTAGAGGCGTTGAGCATAGAAATTATTAGCTATTTAGATGCACAAGCACGGGCAGGGGCAAATGCGCTCATGCTCTTTGACTCGTGGGCGGGGGCATTGGAGCTAGAGGCATATTTAGAATTTGGTTGGGACTATATCCAAAAAATCACTAAAGCCCTAAAAACAAAGCACCCTAAAGTCCCCTTGATTGTGTTCCCCAAAGGCGTGGGGACGTATTTGGCGCATTTAAAGGGGGATTTTGAAGTTTTTGGATGTGGTTGGGACACACCACTAGAGCACGCTAAAGAAGTCTTGGGGGATCGTTATGTCTTGCAGGGGAATTTAGAACCGGCACGACTCTATAGCCAAGAGGCGATGCGCAACGGCATCGAGCACATTCTCGAAGTTATGGGTAAAAAAGCAGGCCTCATTTTTAACTTGGGGCATGGGATGTTGCCCGATTTGCCCCGTTCTAACGCCCTTGAACTCGTGCGCCTAGTGCGCGAGATTAGCCGACGCTAG
- a CDS encoding ABC transporter ATP-binding protein has product MRLFFRRFAPFLKGHVSSFVWIVLASIVVALSTAWGTYLVKPTLDDIFIKKDTHMLGVLPFLVIVAYLGKSGGIYIQTYFTNFIGLDIIKNLRHKMLETMLRMEMGFFNSTHKGELISRITNDIALVRASLSNYLAESVRELLSVIGLICVVIYQSPKLSIVGLIIMPLAAIPLSKIIKKVKKLSKANQETNARMTARLSEIFHSVEVIKTSNGEKLELQAFQKENQAFFNLSLKSIKYAEISSPLMEFLGSIAIALVIYLGGLEVIRGHISVGAFFSFITALFMLYTPLKRIVRIASNFQEALVAGERIYEILERKPAIMDGAQTLEQPITEINFKNVSLAYKDNSAPALQDINLNLQANQIVALQGKSGSGKSSLVNLILRLYEPTSGQITINNIPLQDLQQKSLRAQIGIVTQKVFIFSGSVAENVAYGLDIDTARVQKCLEQAQALEFVQNLGGIEATLEEFGANLSGGQRQRIAIARALYKDASVLIFDEATSALDRHTEENIKQTIYSLRENRLIIIISHNPASLEMADCVYHLEGGRLI; this is encoded by the coding sequence GTGAGGCTGTTTTTTAGGCGTTTTGCCCCCTTTTTAAAGGGGCATGTGAGCTCGTTTGTGTGGATTGTGCTAGCGTCTATCGTTGTGGCTCTTAGCACAGCGTGGGGGACTTATTTAGTCAAACCCACCCTAGATGACATTTTCATTAAAAAAGACACGCATATGCTTGGTGTCCTGCCTTTTTTGGTGATTGTGGCGTATTTGGGTAAGAGTGGGGGCATTTACATACAAACCTACTTCACAAATTTCATTGGCTTAGACATCATCAAAAACCTACGCCATAAAATGCTAGAAACCATGTTGCGTATGGAGATGGGCTTTTTCAACAGCACCCACAAGGGCGAGTTGATTTCACGCATCACCAACGACATCGCTTTAGTTCGGGCGAGTTTGTCAAATTACTTAGCTGAAAGCGTTAGAGAGTTACTCAGCGTGATAGGGCTTATTTGCGTGGTGATTTACCAAAGCCCCAAACTCTCCATTGTGGGGCTCATCATCATGCCCCTAGCGGCGATCCCTTTAAGCAAAATCATTAAAAAAGTGAAAAAACTCTCCAAAGCAAACCAAGAAACCAACGCCCGCATGACCGCTAGATTGTCCGAGATTTTCCACAGCGTCGAGGTGATTAAAACTTCTAATGGCGAAAAGCTAGAGTTGCAAGCCTTTCAAAAAGAAAACCAAGCCTTCTTTAACTTGAGCCTAAAGAGCATTAAATACGCCGAAATCTCCAGCCCCTTAATGGAGTTTTTGGGCTCCATCGCCATTGCTTTAGTGATTTATCTAGGCGGTTTGGAGGTGATTAGGGGGCATATTAGCGTGGGAGCGTTTTTCTCTTTCATCACTGCCCTTTTCATGCTCTACACCCCCTTAAAGCGGATCGTAAGGATCGCGTCTAATTTTCAAGAGGCGTTGGTGGCAGGGGAGAGGATTTACGAGATTTTAGAGAGAAAACCCGCTATTATGGATGGGGCACAGACTTTAGAGCAACCCATTACAGAAATTAACTTCAAAAATGTCAGCCTTGCTTATAAAGACAACTCCGCCCCAGCCTTGCAAGACATTAACCTAAACCTACAGGCTAACCAAATTGTCGCCCTGCAGGGCAAGAGTGGGAGCGGTAAAAGCTCTTTGGTGAATCTCATTTTACGCCTATACGAGCCCACAAGCGGGCAAATCACCATCAACAACATCCCCTTACAAGACTTGCAACAAAAGAGTCTAAGGGCACAAATAGGCATTGTTACCCAAAAAGTCTTTATCTTCAGCGGTTCAGTCGCCGAGAATGTCGCTTATGGGCTAGACATTGACACGGCTAGGGTGCAAAAATGCCTAGAGCAGGCACAGGCGTTAGAGTTCGTGCAGAATTTGGGCGGGATTGAAGCCACCTTAGAGGAGTTTGGGGCGAATTTGAGCGGGGGGCAACGCCAAAGGATTGCCATTGCACGGGCGTTATACAAAGACGCAAGCGTCCTTATTTTTGACGAAGCCACTTCTGCCCTTGATCGCCACACCGAAGAGAACATTAAACAAACCATTTACAGCCTAAGAGAAAACCGCCTCATCATCATCATCTCCCATAACCCCGCTAGCCTAGAAATGGCAGATTGCGTCTATCACTTGGAGGGGGGTCGATTAATTTAA
- a CDS encoding heavy metal translocating P-type ATPase, whose product MTKAQFYIEGMTCSACSSGIERSLGRKAYVKEVGVDLLSKKAFVVYDESQASLEDIFKQISKLGYTAQKKPLKDLLEPTFLTPNLKLLFALLGTLGVLTLSMFAPLLPLPAFLKAPFNNGLAQLILTLVVMHMGRNFYIHGFKALWARQPNMDSLVALGTSAAFCYSLVLLFRVLSHTSIEGYYFESVCVILLFVMGGKRVEQSSKDKAVQAMQELMQEHNTKALKVQEGQDREVEIESLQKGDILRVLPGAYVPVDGVLIEGASEIDESMLSGESVPVLKKEGSQVFAGTLNTNTPFLMQATHNKAQSTLAQILDLIAKAQGSKAPIARLADQVAGVFVPIVIAIASLAFIVWVFKGGFKEALEVFIAVLVISCPCALGLATPMALLVAQKEAGLLGLFFKDAKSLEKAKDVSHVLLDKTGTITLGKPVVKEVRTAGGVKTLELLSLCASLEAQSEHVIAKGIVEYAKSQGVHLLEARGVKATPGLGLSGEIAGQEYLAGSLDFFNTPNTLGEFEGIGVFFGTQDKILGLIVLEDQLKERAKEAIEAMHSFGLKTLLLSGDREASVAKMASALNLDYKAEAKPADKLSTLEDLQKSGAVVMMVGDGLNDAPALAKSDVGVVMGLGSGASLEVADVLSLKNHPSAALHAIKLSQYTIRNIKQNLFWAFCYNALAIPLACGVAYPFMLNPMLASLAMSLSSLSVVFNAQRLRGVHKKIKG is encoded by the coding sequence ATGACAAAGGCGCAGTTTTACATTGAGGGCATGACTTGTAGCGCATGCTCGAGTGGGATTGAACGCTCTTTGGGTCGTAAGGCGTATGTCAAAGAGGTGGGGGTGGATTTACTCAGCAAAAAAGCCTTTGTGGTCTATGATGAAAGCCAAGCCAGCCTAGAGGACATTTTTAAGCAAATCTCTAAGCTGGGCTACACCGCCCAAAAAAAGCCGTTGAAAGACTTGCTTGAGCCGACTTTTCTAACGCCCAATCTTAAACTACTCTTTGCACTCTTAGGCACTTTGGGGGTGCTCACTCTGTCTATGTTTGCCCCCCTTTTGCCCCTGCCCGCCTTTTTAAAAGCCCCCTTTAACAATGGTTTAGCACAGCTCATTTTGACCTTAGTTGTCATGCACATGGGGCGTAATTTCTACATACACGGCTTTAAGGCGTTGTGGGCACGGCAGCCGAATATGGATAGCCTAGTGGCTCTAGGCACCAGTGCGGCATTTTGTTATAGCCTTGTCTTGCTCTTTAGAGTGTTGAGCCACACAAGCATTGAGGGTTATTACTTTGAGAGTGTGTGCGTGATTTTACTCTTTGTGATGGGCGGCAAGCGGGTCGAGCAAAGCTCTAAAGATAAAGCCGTGCAAGCCATGCAAGAGCTCATGCAAGAGCACAACACCAAAGCCCTCAAGGTGCAAGAGGGGCAAGATCGTGAGGTGGAGATTGAGAGCCTTCAAAAAGGCGACATTTTAAGGGTTTTGCCCGGGGCGTATGTCCCTGTGGATGGGGTTTTAATTGAGGGAGCGAGCGAGATAGACGAGTCGATGCTCAGTGGCGAAAGCGTGCCCGTGCTCAAAAAAGAGGGCTCTCAGGTGTTTGCAGGTACACTCAACACCAACACCCCCTTTTTAATGCAAGCCACCCACAACAAGGCGCAAAGCACGCTGGCACAAATCCTAGATTTAATCGCCAAAGCACAAGGCTCTAAAGCCCCCATTGCAAGGCTTGCCGACCAAGTGGCAGGGGTGTTTGTCCCCATTGTGATCGCCATAGCCAGCTTGGCGTTTATCGTGTGGGTGTTTAAGGGGGGCTTTAAAGAGGCTTTGGAGGTGTTTATCGCCGTGCTGGTGATCTCTTGTCCTTGTGCTTTGGGGTTAGCCACGCCGATGGCTTTGTTAGTGGCACAAAAAGAGGCAGGCTTATTAGGGCTCTTTTTCAAGGACGCTAAGAGTTTAGAGAAGGCTAAGGACGTTAGCCATGTTTTGCTAGACAAAACGGGCACCATCACGCTAGGCAAACCCGTAGTGAAGGAAGTCCGCACGGCCGGCGGTGTAAAGACATTAGAGCTTTTAAGCCTGTGTGCCAGTCTAGAAGCCCAAAGCGAGCATGTGATCGCAAAGGGCATTGTGGAGTACGCCAAATCTCAAGGGGTGCATTTGCTAGAAGCTAGGGGGGTGAAGGCGACCCCGGGGCTTGGCTTAAGTGGAGAAATTGCAGGGCAAGAGTATTTAGCTGGGAGCTTAGACTTTTTCAATACCCCCAATACTTTAGGGGAGTTTGAGGGGATTGGGGTGTTCTTTGGCACGCAAGATAAAATCTTGGGGCTGATCGTGCTTGAAGACCAGCTTAAAGAGAGGGCAAAAGAGGCGATAGAGGCGATGCATAGCTTTGGGCTTAAAACCTTGCTTTTAAGCGGCGATAGAGAGGCAAGTGTGGCAAAAATGGCAAGTGCCTTAAATTTAGACTACAAAGCAGAGGCGAAGCCGGCGGACAAATTATCCACCCTAGAGGACTTGCAAAAAAGCGGGGCGGTGGTGATGATGGTGGGCGATGGCTTAAACGATGCCCCGGCTCTAGCTAAAAGCGATGTGGGGGTGGTGATGGGGCTAGGCAGTGGGGCAAGCTTAGAAGTCGCCGATGTGCTAAGCCTAAAGAACCACCCAAGCGCGGCCTTGCACGCGATCAAACTAAGCCAATACACGATTAGAAACATTAAACAAAACCTGTTTTGGGCTTTTTGTTATAATGCGCTGGCAATCCCCCTAGCCTGTGGCGTGGCGTATCCCTTCATGCTAAATCCTATGCTAGCCAGCCTAGCGATGAGCCTTAGCAGTTTAAGCGTGGTGTTTAACGCCCAACGCTTAAGGGGCGTGCATAAAAAAATCAAAGGATAA